The following proteins are encoded in a genomic region of Sparus aurata chromosome 23, fSpaAur1.1, whole genome shotgun sequence:
- the LOC115576232 gene encoding polyserase-2, with protein MALYKVTCVAALLMILIPESHSQADVCGQPPLNPRIVGGQVAPAGAWPWQVSLQIGGSHFCGGSLINNQWVLSAAHCFQSIGTSGLVVSLGRQSQEGSNPNAVSRTVAQIINHPNYNPSTSDNDISLLRLSSPVTFNNFIRPVCLAASDSTFFNGTDSWVTGWGTIGFGVPLPSPQNLMEVEVPAVGNRQCNCDYGVGRITDNMICAGLREGGRDSCQGDSGGPMVSKQNSRWIQSGVVSFGRGCALPNFPGVYARVSRYQTWINSQISTNQPGFLTFRSTGTDGDLSVTCAGLPAPPTTIAPTTTARPVVCGQAPRNTRILGGSSVASAGIWPWMASLQKNGSHMCGGTLVSVDSVLSNADCFPSSPVASEWTVVLGRLNQNGSNPFEVTLNVTNITLSNLTGSNVAVLLLSAQPILTDYIQPICLDNGQTFAVGSTCWAAGWSSGRGGEEQALQEFQTSVVNCGNTSSSDSICTGTFTLEQGDSGGPIMCQLGGSWFQAAVLAVQNNSSSTNSSTNSTSSTRSDTREDVMVFTKLSTYQVFLARTVGAFLSPTSNSTANSTATTVVATTAGAPAHSTFFFFFHLLVFFVCVHLFL; from the exons ATGGCTCTCTACAAAGTGACCTGTGTGGCGGCTCTGCTGATGATCCTGATACCAG agtCTCACTCACAAGCAGATG tgtgtggTCAGCCTCCTCTCAACCCCAGGATTGTTGGAGGTCAGGTGGCCCCTGCAGGAGCCTGGCCCTGGCAGGTCAGTCTGCAGATAGGAGGATCTCACTTCTGTGGAGGATCCCTCATCAACAACCAGTGGGTGCTGAGTGCAGCTCACTGCTTCCAAAG TATCGGTACAAGTGGTCTGGTAGTGAGTCTGGGTCGTCAGAGTCAGGAGGGATCGAACCCCAATGCGGTGTCTCGGACAGTGGCACAGATCATCAACCATCCCAACTACAACCCTTCTACCAGTGACAACGACATCTCCCTCCTGAGACTCTCCTCACCTGTGACTTTCAACAACTTCATCCGGCCCGTCTGCCTCGCAGCATCGGACAGCACCTTCTTCAACGGCACCGACTCCTGGGTCACCGGCTGGGGAACCATCGGATTTGGAG TGCCCCTTCCTTCCCCACAAAACCTGATGGAGGTTGAGGTGCCGGCCGTGGGGAACAGACAGTGTAACTGTGACTATGGAGTGGGTCGAATCACAGACAACATGATCTGCGCCGGCTTACGTGAAGGAGGGAGGGACTCCTGTCAG GGAGACTCCGGCGGTCCGATGGTTAGCAAGCAGAACAGTCGCTGGATCCAGTCTGGAGTCGTCAGTTTTGGAAGAGGTTGTGCTCTGCCGAATTTCCCAGGAGTCTACGCCAGAGTGTCCCGGTACCAGACCTGGATCAACAGCCAGATCTCCACCAACCAGCCCGGATTCTTAACCTTCAGGTCCACTGGGACAGACGGAGACCTCAGCGTCACCTGTGCTGGTCTGCCAGCACCACCGACCACCATCGCTCCAACCACCACAGCCAGAC CTGTGGTTTGTGGCCAAGCCCCAAGGAACACACGTATTTTGGGAGGAAGCTCGGTGGCGTCGGCCGGTATCTGGCCCTGGATGGCGAGTCTCCAGAAGAATGGAAGTCACATGTGTGGAGGGACTCTGGTGTCCGTCGACTCTGTGTTGAGCAACGCTGACTGCTTCCCCAG TTCTCCCGTAGCCTCTGAATGGACCGTCGTTTTGGGGCGCTTGAACCAAAATGGATCCAACCCCTTCGAGGTGACGCTGAATGTGACAAACATCACTCTGAGTAACCTCACTGGGTCTAATGTGGCAGTGCTGCTTCTGTCAGCCCAACCCATCCTGACTGACTACATCCAGCCCATCTGTCTGGACAACGGACAGACCTTCGCTGTGGGCTCCACCTGCTGGGCTGCTGGCTGGAGCTCCGGGCGAGGAGGAG AGGAACAAGCTCTGCAGGAGTTCCAGACCTCAGTGGTAAATTGTGGGAACACGTCATCGAGTGACAGCATCTGTACAGGAACTTTCACACTGGAGCAG GGTGATTCTGGCGGTCCAATCATGTGTCAGCTGGGCGGCTCCTGGTTCCAGGCGGCTGTGTTAGCGGTTCAGAACAACTCcagcagcaccaacagcagcaccaacagcaccagcagcacccgGTCAGACACCAGAGAGGATGTGATGGTCTTCACCAAACTGAGCACCTATCAGGTTTTCCTGGCTCGGACGGTGGGAGCGTTCTTATCTCCAACCTCCAACAGCACCGCCAACAGCACCGCCACCACCGTGGTCGCCACCACCGCGGGCGCTCCTGCTCactccaccttcttcttcttcttccatctcCTCGTCTTCTTCGTATGTGTCCACCTCTTCTTATAG
- the si:ch211-198p11.6 gene encoding uncharacterized protein si:ch211-198p11.6: MQVLPVWGLAIPLPAVLMITLSLYMIVLGIGLWIRSCLKDRCSLDCGDCCPNISLCEQCFRLAEMCNCSLPTVNSCWRETSCPPSNCANWDCACTCQPPECDSCNCLCFEIRIK, from the exons ATGCAA GTGTTGCCAGTTTGGGGGCTTGCCATCCCCCTCCCAGCAGTGCTGATGATCACTCTGAGTCTTTACATGATCGTCCTGGGGATCGGGCTGTGGATCAGATCCTGCCTCAAG GACCGCTGTTCTTTAGACTGTGGTGACTGCTGTCCAAACATCTCTTTATGCGAGCAGTGCTTCAGACTGGCAGAAATGTGTAACTGCAGTCTGCCGACCGTCAACTCCTGTTGGAGGGAAACATCGTGCCCTCCTTCTAAT TGTGCCAACTGGGACTGTGCCTGCACCTGTCAGCCTCCGGAGTGTGACTCCTGTAACTGTCTCTGCTTCGAGATCAGGATCAAGTAA
- the eif1 gene encoding eukaryotic translation initiation factor 1: MSGIQNLHTFDPFADATKGDERLPAGTDDYIHIRIQQRNGRKTLTTVQGIAADYDLKKLVKAFKKKFACNGTVIEHPEYGEVIQLQGDQRKNICHFIMEIKLAKEEQLKVHGF; this comes from the exons ACCCCTTTGCTGATGCAACTAAGGGTGATGAACGCCTCCCAGCCGGGACTGACGACTACATCCACATAAGAATCCAACAGCGGAACGGCAGGAAGACCCTTACCACTGTCCAGGGCATTGCCGCGGACTATGATCTGAAGAAGCTGGTCAAGGCTTTCAAGAAG AAGTTCGCTTGCAATGGGACAGTGATTGAGCACCCAGAGTATGGTGAAGTGATCCAGCTTCAGGGAGACCAGCGTAAGAATATCTGCCACTTCATCATGGAG ATTAAACTGGCCAAGGAGGAGCAGCTCAAAGTCCACGGCTTCTAG